A stretch of Kosmotoga arenicorallina S304 DNA encodes these proteins:
- a CDS encoding ABC transporter permease: protein MLNYVVRRLLLLPLVLLGVTLIAFSMIWLLGPGVLVSAYIQNPRALDKAPDTYERLVAKYGLDQPLAIRYWKWLQNVVKGDWGYSLVAKDKVSIAISHRLAPTLELTIISGIIIVLLGMWIGTLMAGKYGSWFDKIISVFSMIGWSIPEFITGLLVFLVFLKLFHWIPVGLASAETYDIVNSPQWNSYTHSLIIDSFLNGNFVVLGNALLNLIEPVLTLVIMWTCYIMRITRTSIVEIMHLDYIRTARAKGLEEEKVLKKHARRNALISVVTISGNVFVYLLAGAVIVESIFNRPGLGRFIAAASARKDFISVIATTFYIGIIAVLMNLLVDIIYTIIDPRVRLN, encoded by the coding sequence ATGTTAAATTACGTAGTTAGAAGGCTCCTTCTTCTTCCTCTTGTATTGCTTGGTGTAACCCTAATAGCTTTTTCAATGATCTGGCTGCTTGGACCCGGTGTGCTTGTAAGCGCATATATTCAAAATCCCAGAGCCCTTGACAAAGCTCCAGATACCTATGAAAGGCTTGTGGCAAAATATGGCCTCGATCAACCTCTTGCTATTCGCTACTGGAAATGGCTCCAAAACGTAGTTAAAGGTGATTGGGGTTATTCTCTTGTGGCAAAGGATAAGGTCTCAATTGCCATATCACATAGATTGGCTCCAACCCTTGAACTTACAATAATCTCAGGGATAATAATTGTCTTACTGGGAATGTGGATTGGCACTTTGATGGCTGGAAAATACGGAAGCTGGTTTGATAAAATTATCTCTGTATTTTCAATGATAGGATGGTCGATACCCGAATTCATCACGGGATTATTGGTGTTTTTGGTCTTTTTGAAATTGTTCCACTGGATTCCCGTAGGCCTCGCCTCTGCCGAGACATATGATATTGTTAATTCTCCTCAATGGAATTCTTATACCCATTCGCTCATAATAGATTCTTTTCTCAACGGCAATTTCGTGGTACTGGGCAATGCATTGCTGAATTTGATAGAACCTGTTTTAACACTCGTCATAATGTGGACCTGCTACATCATGAGAATTACGAGAACGAGCATAGTGGAAATTATGCATCTTGATTACATAAGGACAGCACGTGCCAAAGGATTGGAAGAGGAAAAAGTCTTGAAAAAGCACGCAAGGAGGAATGCATTGATTTCCGTTGTAACAATCTCTGGAAATGTTTTTGTTTATCTACTGGCGGGAGCTGTAATCGTAGAATCAATTTTCAATAGACCGGGCCTTGGCAGGTTTATCGCCGCTGCCAGCGCACGAAAGGATTTTATATCTGTTATAGCGACTACTTTCTATATAGGTATCATTGCTGTTTTGATGAACTTACTCGTGGACATAATTTATACTATAATCGATCCCCGCGTCAGACTGAATTAA
- a CDS encoding MFS transporter: protein MNSYLKNFWLYTLGRFVSLIGSGIQYLALSLYILDITGSGTMMGTFLLVSMLPRVIFAPFAGVVGDRFNRKKIMVYLDFARGVLIFILAFIAYKEMLTLTVIYISQLIISTLDIFFDPATGAMVPDIVPKEKLTRANSILGSINSFSYIIGPAFGGILYPLGIGIVFILNASSFIASGISEMFIEYRQTTEKKKMTARQFFEDFKGGLAFLKNRSDIFLIMTFAMITNFLVAPIFMVVIPYFARTVVGFSSQQYGILNSTWVMGGLVGNILIASFLSRTNPGKLFDVGLFGQIGAFLVFNVLMFPVLVKTLGGASWMYLGVLSASFIVAGTLNAFVNTPLNVFFQQTIPTEVRSRAFSVLSVLSQLIVPLGTALYGFLVDRMPAHYLVLVALSLTVGVTIPFLATGKLNVLKTETEG, encoded by the coding sequence ATGAATAGTTATTTAAAGAATTTCTGGCTTTACACTCTTGGGAGGTTTGTTTCTCTCATTGGAAGTGGAATACAGTATTTAGCTTTGTCACTATACATCCTTGATATCACCGGTTCAGGCACGATGATGGGGACTTTTCTCCTAGTGAGTATGCTTCCAAGAGTGATTTTCGCCCCGTTTGCTGGTGTGGTCGGAGATAGGTTCAACAGGAAGAAAATAATGGTTTATTTGGATTTTGCCCGGGGAGTGCTTATTTTCATCCTCGCTTTTATAGCTTACAAAGAAATGCTAACACTAACAGTTATCTACATCTCCCAGCTTATAATTTCAACCCTTGATATCTTTTTCGATCCCGCAACGGGAGCCATGGTGCCTGACATAGTGCCCAAAGAAAAGCTTACAAGGGCTAACTCTATTCTCGGTTCGATAAACAGCTTCAGTTACATCATAGGGCCAGCCTTTGGCGGGATTCTCTATCCCCTTGGAATCGGCATTGTTTTTATTCTGAACGCTTCATCTTTCATTGCTTCAGGTATCAGCGAGATGTTTATTGAATACAGGCAAACAACTGAAAAGAAGAAAATGACAGCCAGGCAATTTTTTGAAGATTTCAAGGGAGGTTTGGCATTTCTGAAGAACAGATCAGATATTTTCCTGATAATGACCTTTGCAATGATAACAAATTTCCTGGTAGCACCTATCTTTATGGTAGTTATACCATATTTTGCCAGGACTGTTGTGGGCTTTAGCAGCCAACAGTACGGAATTTTAAACTCCACCTGGGTCATGGGTGGGTTAGTTGGAAATATATTGATCGCATCCTTCCTCTCCAGGACAAACCCGGGAAAACTCTTCGATGTGGGGCTTTTTGGTCAAATAGGGGCATTTTTGGTATTCAATGTGCTCATGTTCCCGGTGCTGGTAAAAACTCTTGGTGGCGCGAGTTGGATGTACCTTGGCGTTCTGTCAGCATCATTTATCGTAGCCGGTACGCTGAATGCATTTGTAAACACGCCTCTCAACGTTTTTTTTCAGCAGACTATTCCCACAGAAGTGCGTTCCCGGGCTTTTTCGGTGCTTTCAGTACTGTCACAGCTTATTGTTCCGCTCGGAACTGCTCTCTACGGGTTCCTTGTAGATAGAATGCCGGCTCATTATCTGGTGCTTGTTGCCCTTTCGCTCACAGTAGGTGTTACGATTCCCTTTCTCGCAACAGGCAAATTAAATGTGTTGAAAACTGAAACCGAAGGTTGA
- a CDS encoding DUF6506 family protein encodes MPFKSLFLSGSPDANPKKDRAFVKTELSEVEVVLVKHSDFSGILDICKDFAMRGGNAIILCPGFTHEQVAEIAKTVGEDVSVNVARGDGKSSLAARKAMEKAGWFDKRVEDNL; translated from the coding sequence ATGCCCTTTAAAAGCTTGTTTCTTTCTGGATCTCCAGACGCGAATCCGAAAAAGGATAGAGCTTTTGTAAAAACGGAACTTTCTGAAGTTGAAGTTGTACTCGTAAAACACAGTGATTTTTCCGGAATTCTGGATATTTGCAAAGATTTTGCCATGAGGGGGGGAAATGCGATAATCCTTTGCCCCGGATTCACTCATGAGCAGGTTGCGGAAATTGCTAAAACTGTGGGTGAAGATGTTTCGGTAAATGTAGCAAGGGGCGATGGCAAAAGCTCGCTGGCCGCCAGGAAGGCTATGGAAAAAGCAGGCTGGTTTGATAAGAGAGTAGAGGACAATTTATGA
- a CDS encoding efflux RND transporter permease subunit has product MWKSILSQFSRRPVAVFLLFSTLVFLGFFSWGKLPLDLLPNVDIPYAVVVTPYIGAGPEEVELNVTNQVESAIGLVSGVKSFRSQSVDGFSIVQIEFENGTDMNTAVSRIKQSLESFATGLPEGVDPIVVEFNPSMIPVYVLGLSSSDGDVAGASSDLQKSLSRVAGVANVEKLGIPEKEVRITLDKDKLSTYGIPYDILQTVLSKGVRYPMGNLENGDQVFRLSVSSQFESLDELRNTIIGIRGMDKMMTSSLTGQSLKLEGIPIPVRLKQIADVKLVDSETRGFVQVNGEGAAVLVVQKKGGTNTVKVARNIKQAINEWQNAHPDVQLITLSDSSKFTEKAVSGLFRNLIIGALVATIVILIFLKNLTATLAVALSMPLSLLIAVTLLYFSGLGLDMMTLGGLTMAVGMIVDNSIVVLEAIYRHLEEKKSPSEAAGLGGSEVVGAIFSSTLTTLAMFVPLAFISGFFSQFLKYFAIALALSLGASLLVAVVLVPAFSGFIKTKRQARHSLERIYKKWLTVLLRKKGIAIAVFLGIFIVGALLMATRNFELIPAMDSGIINISVRLPENTSYKTTKATVEKITEEILSNSDKYQLESLYANGGITGGIYSVLLGGSENTASVQLNLKAKRERTATSQEIAEAIRKKLMPLANELGVEIKVSAGGLEIENLMGSDIEVAFYSDDFQSLEEIVNQFAQKLKKINGVVNVSTNFEEKERNLELKIDRGKAIMAGVIPMQVIGAIQPYTMGIDLGDIFIKGERVPLKLGYETPEDGYQWLKSIPVNSMLGTSSYVGVVSQLGIKETPKSIDHENGHRVGYVEVSISGRALSQVIKDVNVLLQSDEKLSQFTPELGGQASNLQDTLKQFGFALVVGIILMYLVIGAQFESLVYPFVIFLTLPMAIVGVAVVSVLSGKAISIGSLMGILTLIGVTVNNGIVMVTYINQLRERGMELMRAIVEGAGRRLRPILMTSLTTVVALLPTIFSRAEGAELESPLALTIAAGLLFGVFFTLFLIPVLYSIFDKLSFRFKNKGS; this is encoded by the coding sequence ATGTGGAAGAGTATACTTTCCCAATTTTCACGTAGGCCTGTGGCCGTTTTTTTGCTTTTTTCGACCCTTGTTTTTCTCGGTTTTTTCTCGTGGGGAAAGCTCCCGCTTGATCTACTGCCAAATGTAGATATTCCCTATGCAGTGGTGGTAACCCCCTATATAGGAGCGGGTCCTGAAGAAGTAGAACTGAATGTAACCAATCAGGTGGAAAGTGCGATAGGTCTGGTAAGCGGAGTTAAGTCATTTCGCTCCCAATCGGTTGACGGTTTTTCCATTGTCCAGATAGAGTTTGAGAATGGAACGGACATGAACACTGCAGTATCGAGGATAAAACAGTCATTAGAGTCCTTTGCGACGGGTTTACCGGAAGGTGTCGATCCCATTGTAGTTGAGTTCAACCCTTCCATGATACCTGTGTACGTGCTGGGTTTATCTTCTTCTGATGGTGATGTTGCCGGTGCTTCTTCAGATCTTCAAAAAAGCCTTTCGAGAGTGGCTGGGGTTGCCAATGTAGAGAAACTGGGAATTCCTGAAAAAGAAGTGAGAATTACCCTTGATAAAGACAAACTGTCCACTTATGGCATACCATATGATATTCTTCAGACTGTTCTATCCAAAGGTGTTAGATATCCCATGGGCAACCTTGAAAATGGGGACCAAGTCTTCAGGCTTTCCGTTTCCAGCCAGTTTGAATCCCTTGACGAACTCAGAAATACGATAATAGGCATTCGCGGTATGGATAAAATGATGACTTCATCATTAACGGGCCAAAGCCTTAAATTAGAAGGAATACCCATTCCTGTGAGATTGAAGCAAATCGCCGATGTTAAGCTTGTAGATTCAGAAACAAGAGGATTTGTTCAAGTAAATGGCGAAGGTGCTGCAGTACTTGTGGTTCAGAAAAAAGGCGGGACAAATACAGTTAAGGTAGCAAGGAACATTAAACAGGCAATCAATGAATGGCAAAATGCTCATCCTGATGTTCAGCTGATCACACTTAGCGATAGCAGCAAATTCACAGAAAAAGCTGTGAGCGGGCTTTTTAGAAATCTCATTATTGGAGCCTTGGTGGCGACCATCGTTATCTTGATATTCTTGAAAAACCTGACAGCTACATTGGCGGTAGCACTGTCTATGCCCCTTTCGTTACTTATTGCCGTTACGTTGCTTTACTTTTCCGGGCTTGGGCTTGACATGATGACCCTTGGCGGCCTCACAATGGCTGTGGGGATGATCGTGGACAACAGTATAGTGGTTCTTGAAGCGATATATCGTCATCTCGAAGAAAAGAAATCGCCATCTGAAGCCGCCGGTCTGGGAGGAAGTGAGGTCGTAGGCGCGATATTCTCATCTACCCTTACAACCCTTGCGATGTTCGTGCCCCTTGCTTTTATATCAGGCTTTTTCTCACAGTTTTTAAAATATTTTGCCATAGCCCTTGCGCTTTCCCTTGGCGCTTCGCTGCTTGTTGCAGTTGTCCTTGTTCCGGCTTTTTCGGGTTTTATCAAAACTAAAAGGCAAGCCCGTCATTCCCTTGAGAGAATATACAAGAAGTGGTTGACGGTTCTATTGAGAAAAAAAGGCATAGCCATCGCTGTGTTTTTGGGGATATTCATTGTCGGCGCTTTGTTGATGGCAACGCGGAATTTTGAACTAATACCAGCTATGGACAGCGGGATAATAAATATATCCGTAAGGCTACCTGAAAATACCAGCTATAAGACAACAAAAGCAACTGTTGAAAAGATAACAGAAGAGATCCTTTCAAATTCCGACAAATACCAGCTTGAAAGTCTTTATGCCAATGGTGGGATAACTGGTGGGATTTATTCGGTTTTGTTGGGCGGGAGTGAAAACACCGCTTCTGTTCAATTGAATCTAAAAGCAAAAAGGGAAAGAACCGCAACATCTCAGGAAATAGCAGAAGCGATCAGAAAAAAACTTATGCCACTGGCCAATGAACTTGGTGTTGAGATTAAAGTATCAGCCGGTGGATTGGAGATAGAAAATCTCATGGGAAGTGATATTGAAGTCGCCTTTTACAGTGATGACTTTCAGTCCCTTGAAGAGATTGTGAACCAGTTTGCCCAAAAACTGAAAAAAATAAATGGTGTGGTAAATGTCAGCACTAATTTTGAAGAGAAAGAGAGAAACCTCGAACTGAAAATAGACAGGGGAAAAGCAATTATGGCTGGCGTTATACCCATGCAGGTTATAGGGGCCATTCAACCATACACAATGGGGATTGATCTTGGAGATATTTTCATAAAAGGCGAAAGAGTGCCTTTGAAACTCGGTTATGAAACTCCTGAAGATGGTTATCAATGGCTGAAATCGATTCCCGTTAATTCCATGCTTGGAACTTCCAGTTATGTAGGAGTGGTATCTCAGCTTGGCATCAAAGAAACACCAAAAAGCATCGACCATGAAAACGGCCATAGGGTCGGTTATGTAGAAGTAAGTATCTCTGGTCGTGCTCTAAGCCAGGTTATAAAAGATGTGAATGTCTTACTTCAAAGTGACGAAAAGCTGTCGCAATTCACTCCCGAACTTGGGGGACAGGCGTCAAACCTTCAGGATACGTTAAAGCAGTTTGGCTTTGCACTTGTGGTGGGAATTATTCTCATGTATCTCGTGATAGGTGCTCAGTTTGAATCCCTTGTGTATCCCTTTGTCATATTCCTTACTCTTCCCATGGCCATAGTAGGTGTAGCGGTTGTTTCTGTTTTAAGCGGTAAGGCTATAAGCATTGGTAGTCTGATGGGTATACTTACGCTCATTGGCGTAACAGTTAACAACGGCATTGTAATGGTTACATACATTAACCAGCTGAGGGAGAGGGGAATGGAGCTAATGAGAGCAATAGTCGAAGGAGCCGGGAGGCGTTTAAGACCCATTCTTATGACTTCCCTTACGACAGTGGTTGCGCTTTTACCTACCATTTTCTCTCGGGCGGAAGGTGCCGAACTGGAAAGCCCACTTGCTTTGACCATCGCGGCAGGGCTACTTTTTGGAGTGTTTTTCACTCTGTTTCTGATCCCGGTTCTTTACAGCATTTTTGATAAACTTTCTTTCAGGTTTAAAAATAAGGGCAGCTAG
- a CDS encoding NifB/NifX family molybdenum-iron cluster-binding protein, giving the protein MKKLVAVGTKDGAYLNGDHFGQSKTFVIFEVDGDRFTKVEERENPYFGRHQHAKVSEVLTVLGDCKVWIGSSMGAGSMKKLKEMNYEPFLVEEGSVKEAVKAYLESKKD; this is encoded by the coding sequence TTGAAAAAGTTGGTAGCTGTTGGAACCAAAGACGGTGCTTATCTTAATGGTGATCACTTTGGTCAATCAAAAACCTTTGTAATTTTTGAGGTGGATGGAGATCGGTTCACTAAGGTTGAAGAGCGCGAAAACCCATATTTTGGCAGGCATCAGCATGCAAAAGTAAGTGAAGTGCTTACTGTTCTTGGAGATTGTAAAGTATGGATAGGATCAAGCATGGGTGCCGGTTCCATGAAAAAGCTAAAAGAAATGAATTATGAGCCTTTTTTGGTGGAAGAAGGCTCCGTTAAGGAAGCTGTGAAAGCCTATCTTGAGAGCAAAAAGGATTAA
- a CDS encoding alpha/beta fold hydrolase — protein sequence MKNCARKILFVIMVAISIIVFANGSAVEIAKEYMSLFFSREFEQAFEMQSFQVKLQFGVKAMESAHNQIEQMLGTPAELLDVTTQLFNEGTLVVFYTKFEQGYANVRIVIDKHDKIAQFLIQPTAPPEPMIPPYADPELFEEKEISIGKDPWILKGYVTLPKEANNFPIAVLVPGSGPSDRDETVGPNKIFRDIAWGLSAHGIAVLRYDKRTYTYGEEISELASITIEEEYITDALEAIEKASEIPGVSSIYIIGHSMGAGLAPYIALRNNKVSGIIMLAPPARQLAELSLSQTRYLAPVTGISELQLRITETFFTKLINHELPPDTPINGGVTAAYYYDADRYLTIPALEKISIPVLILQGEEDFQVTMKEDFFAIKNKFEARSNFTFKSFPGLNHLFLETEPGVQHSVNDYYKAGFVSEEVIEAMANWIEKLERGH from the coding sequence ATGAAAAACTGTGCGAGAAAAATCCTTTTTGTAATTATGGTAGCGATCTCCATAATTGTATTCGCTAATGGATCAGCTGTTGAGATTGCCAAAGAGTACATGTCACTTTTCTTTTCCAGGGAGTTTGAGCAAGCTTTTGAAATGCAATCATTTCAAGTCAAACTCCAATTCGGAGTGAAGGCAATGGAAAGCGCTCACAATCAAATTGAACAAATGCTTGGCACACCAGCAGAACTTCTCGATGTAACCACTCAACTTTTTAACGAAGGAACCCTTGTAGTATTCTACACAAAATTCGAACAGGGCTATGCAAATGTACGTATTGTAATAGACAAGCACGACAAAATAGCTCAATTTCTTATACAGCCCACCGCACCTCCAGAACCAATGATCCCGCCTTATGCAGATCCTGAATTGTTTGAGGAAAAAGAAATTTCCATCGGGAAAGACCCATGGATTCTCAAAGGCTATGTGACGCTTCCAAAAGAGGCAAATAACTTTCCCATTGCTGTACTCGTACCCGGCTCAGGGCCTTCCGACAGGGATGAAACTGTTGGACCTAACAAGATATTCAGGGATATAGCCTGGGGCTTATCCGCGCATGGAATTGCCGTACTGCGCTATGACAAACGCACCTACACATATGGAGAAGAAATCAGCGAATTGGCTTCAATAACAATAGAAGAGGAGTATATCACGGACGCCCTTGAAGCAATAGAAAAAGCATCTGAAATTCCTGGCGTGAGTTCCATATACATTATTGGGCACAGTATGGGTGCGGGATTGGCGCCTTATATAGCTCTCCGAAACAATAAAGTATCAGGCATCATCATGCTTGCCCCACCTGCCAGGCAACTTGCAGAACTCAGTCTCTCACAGACCAGATATCTCGCTCCGGTAACGGGTATTTCAGAACTTCAACTGAGAATCACTGAAACTTTTTTTACAAAACTCATAAATCACGAGCTTCCACCTGACACCCCCATAAATGGCGGGGTGACGGCAGCGTATTATTATGATGCGGACCGCTATCTTACCATCCCCGCACTGGAAAAAATCTCTATACCTGTTCTAATACTGCAAGGAGAAGAAGATTTTCAGGTGACGATGAAGGAAGACTTTTTTGCCATTAAGAATAAATTTGAAGCCAGATCAAATTTCACCTTTAAGTCATTTCCCGGGCTGAACCATTTGTTTTTAGAAACCGAACCGGGGGTCCAGCACTCTGTAAACGATTATTATAAAGCGGGCTTTGTCTCTGAAGAAGTAATCGAAGCTATGGCAAACTGGATTGAAAAATTGGAAAGGGGGCATTGA
- a CDS encoding aminotransferase class IV: MKAFLNGAIVEKADKMIPLEDRGLTFGDGLFEVLRVKDGHIFFFEDHLSRMRNSAEFFGIPFPYSRDEIKDRARELIALNGINDGELYIELTRGVDQNREHKYPPKDTPPTFFMLAIPLRDIDPMNWKSGAIVFSFPDLRHGLCEHKTINLLPNVLAKNYAYQHGGYEALMYREDLKGKYVTEGGSSNYFFVSGNIVITPEIDNLLPGITRSKVIERLKKNGVQVIERRIYHEELKKVDEVFLVSTVSMVMPVRMIDGKNFKAPGQVTKKAMLLYQKLMEEDKGQH, from the coding sequence ATGAAAGCATTCTTAAATGGTGCTATTGTAGAAAAAGCTGACAAAATGATACCTCTTGAAGACAGAGGTTTGACTTTTGGCGATGGCCTTTTTGAAGTTCTCAGGGTAAAGGATGGCCACATCTTTTTCTTTGAAGACCACCTGTCACGAATGAGGAACAGCGCTGAGTTCTTTGGGATTCCATTTCCTTATTCTCGCGATGAAATAAAAGATAGAGCTCGGGAATTAATCGCCCTTAACGGCATAAATGACGGCGAGTTGTATATAGAACTGACTCGCGGTGTTGATCAAAACCGCGAGCACAAATATCCCCCAAAAGACACGCCCCCTACTTTTTTCATGCTTGCTATTCCATTGCGTGATATCGATCCAATGAATTGGAAAAGTGGTGCAATAGTTTTCAGCTTTCCAGATCTCAGGCATGGATTATGTGAGCATAAGACAATTAACCTTTTGCCCAATGTATTAGCGAAGAATTACGCATATCAGCATGGTGGGTATGAAGCATTGATGTACCGGGAGGATTTAAAGGGCAAGTATGTTACTGAAGGAGGGAGTTCGAACTACTTCTTTGTAAGCGGCAATATCGTCATTACTCCCGAAATAGATAACTTACTTCCCGGTATCACCAGAAGCAAAGTCATAGAGCGCCTCAAAAAGAATGGTGTACAAGTAATAGAAAGGAGAATCTATCACGAAGAATTGAAGAAAGTAGATGAGGTCTTTCTGGTGAGTACAGTTTCCATGGTGATGCCTGTGCGAATGATAGATGGCAAAAACTTCAAAGCTCCTGGCCAGGTCACTAAAAAAGCCATGCTTTTGTATCAAAAACTAATGGAAGAAGACAAAGGGCAGCACTAG